One region of Collinsella aerofaciens ATCC 25986 genomic DNA includes:
- a CDS encoding ABC transporter permease produces MQETDSQSQEQATATKVASAPAKSRTLWGDAFKRLRKNKLAVIGVCWIIIVVVVALTADLWAKPWLGSPTASDSTTMAETSLLAPCAEHPFGTDALGRDILVRVIYGARVSLSVGIMATAISTLIGLVMGALAGFYGGIWDTIIMRCADIFLAFPYVLFVVAMIAVIGRGLQNVFIAIGILGWPSIARVFRSAILTVKENDYVDAARAMGASDARIVVRHIFPNSVASIVVYATMNIGGAILTESALSFLGMGVIPPTPSWGSMIQDGQQYLLTAPWMMIMPGLAILSTVLAFTLLGDGLRDALDVKMKDA; encoded by the coding sequence ATGCAGGAAACTGATTCTCAGTCTCAGGAGCAGGCTACCGCCACCAAGGTCGCATCTGCTCCCGCCAAGTCCCGCACGCTGTGGGGCGACGCTTTTAAGCGTCTTCGTAAGAACAAGCTCGCCGTTATCGGTGTCTGCTGGATCATCATCGTCGTTGTGGTTGCCCTGACCGCAGATCTGTGGGCTAAGCCCTGGCTCGGTTCGCCGACGGCTTCCGATTCGACCACCATGGCCGAGACATCGCTACTGGCTCCGTGTGCCGAGCACCCGTTTGGCACCGATGCCCTCGGTCGCGACATTCTCGTCCGCGTTATCTACGGTGCACGCGTTTCGCTTTCTGTCGGTATCATGGCCACCGCCATCTCCACATTGATCGGTCTGGTCATGGGCGCCCTGGCCGGTTTCTACGGCGGCATTTGGGATACGATCATCATGCGCTGTGCGGACATCTTCCTGGCGTTCCCGTACGTGCTGTTCGTTGTCGCCATGATCGCCGTTATCGGCCGTGGTCTTCAGAACGTCTTTATCGCCATCGGCATTCTTGGCTGGCCTTCGATTGCGCGCGTCTTCCGCTCTGCAATCTTGACGGTCAAGGAAAACGACTATGTTGATGCAGCGCGCGCGATGGGTGCATCTGATGCTCGTATCGTCGTGCGTCACATCTTCCCGAACTCCGTCGCCTCCATCGTGGTCTACGCGACCATGAACATTGGTGGCGCCATTCTGACCGAGTCCGCTCTGTCCTTCCTCGGCATGGGCGTTATTCCGCCTACGCCTTCGTGGGGCTCCATGATTCAGGACGGTCAGCAGTATCTTCTGACCGCTCCCTGGATGATGATCATGCCCGGTCTGGCAATTCTCTCGACGGTGCTCGCCTTCACCCTGCTGGGTGACGGTCTGCGCGACGCCCTCGACGTCAAGATGAAGGACGCATAA
- a CDS encoding IS3 family transposase (programmed frameshift), with translation MRDPRHPRHFTDEFKRQIVDLYNAGKPKREIMDEYDLGKSTVERWIKSINATGSPRAACNRTPEQNRILELERENRRLRMEVDVLKPSGADIRSKVRAIAANEGRYPISAQCRLLGVARSTYYSMRSRADRPAAPDPAAPAVVAAHAASKGRYGSRKIKASLERSGVTVSRRRVCRIMRENGLVSAYGRKRFKVHPGAVNEADVPNVVARGFGGRAPRTHICSDLTYVRVGASWNYVCLLVDLYNREIVGHSAGPRKDARLVKSAFATLSFPISDIEVFHTDRGSEFDNAEIDLMLEAFGIERSLSAKGCPYDNAVDESTNRILKAELVHRETFGTTRELRAKLSDYVHWYNNFRIHSTLGYMSPVEFREAGLSLPESSK, from the exons ATGAGGGACCCCAGGCACCCGAGGCATTTCACCGACGAGTTCAAGAGGCAGATAGTCGACCTCTACAACGCCGGCAAGCCCAAGCGCGAGATCATGGACGAGTACGACCTCGGCAAGAGCACCGTGGAGAGGTGGATCAAGTCGATAAACGCGACCGGCTCGCCGCGCGCCGCGTGCAACCGCACGCCCGAGCAGAACCGGATCCTGGAGCTCGAGCGCGAGAACCGCAGGCTCCGGATGGAGGTCGACGTCTTAAAAC CAAGCGGCGCTGATATACGCTCGAAAGTGAGGGCCATAGCGGCCAACGAGGGCCGCTACCCCATATCAGCGCAGTGCAGGCTCCTCGGCGTCGCGAGGTCGACGTACTACTCCATGCGCTCGCGGGCCGACCGGCCCGCCGCGCCGGACCCCGCCGCGCCGGCCGTGGTCGCGGCCCACGCCGCCAGCAAGGGCCGGTACGGCTCGCGCAAGATAAAGGCGTCGCTCGAGAGGTCGGGCGTCACCGTCAGCCGGCGCCGGGTCTGCCGCATCATGAGGGAGAACGGCCTGGTCAGCGCATACGGCAGGAAGAGGTTCAAGGTGCACCCCGGGGCGGTCAACGAGGCCGACGTGCCCAACGTCGTCGCGCGCGGCTTCGGCGGCAGGGCGCCGCGCACCCATATATGCAGCGACCTGACCTACGTGCGCGTCGGGGCCTCGTGGAACTACGTCTGCCTGCTCGTCGACCTCTACAACAGGGAGATCGTCGGCCACTCCGCCGGGCCCAGGAAGGACGCCCGGCTGGTCAAGTCGGCGTTCGCGACGCTCTCCTTCCCCATCTCGGACATCGAGGTCTTCCACACGGACCGCGGCAGCGAGTTCGACAACGCCGAGATCGACCTGATGCTCGAGGCCTTCGGCATTGAGAGGTCGCTGTCGGCCAAGGGCTGCCCCTACGACAACGCCGTCGACGAGTCGACCAACAGGATACTGAAGGCCGAGCTCGTCCACCGCGAGACGTTCGGCACGACGCGCGAGCTCCGGGCCAAGCTCTCGGACTACGTGCACTGGTACAACAACTTCAGGATCCACTCGACGCTGGGCTACATGTCTCCGGTCGAGTTCAGGGAGGCGGGGCTGTCCCTCCCGGAATCGTCCAAATAG
- a CDS encoding helix-turn-helix domain-containing protein codes for MAREAYRALMRPHEIRRPEDASELVAARRAAKVSQVRAASILGTSEKYISMLERGQRELKPIRRAYEAWVEAGLPLDWDRQAFEAERKMDSKKHLAK; via the coding sequence GTGGCCAGGGAGGCGTACCGGGCGCTGATGCGCCCGCACGAGATCAGGAGGCCCGAGGACGCCTCGGAGCTCGTGGCGGCCAGGCGCGCGGCGAAGGTCAGCCAGGTGAGGGCGGCGTCCATACTGGGCACCAGCGAGAAGTACATCTCGATGCTGGAGAGGGGCCAAAGGGAGCTCAAGCCCATAAGGAGGGCCTACGAGGCATGGGTCGAGGCCGGACTTCCGCTCGATTGGGACAGGCAAGCCTTCGAGGCCGAGCGCAAAATGGATTCTAAAAAACACCTTGCCAAATAG
- a CDS encoding ABC transporter ATP-binding protein: MKKNKNYVDLKDQPVPEGQHLLEVDDLKMYFHTEDGVVRAVDGVSYTLDRGETLGVVGESGSGKSVTAMTIMGLISMPPGKIEGGDVRYRGRSILEMTEEEMQHIRGNDIAMIFQDPMTSLNPVYKIGRQVGEGLRLHRGYSKQEALKRATELLDLVGIPEPEKRVNEYPHQFSGGMRQRVMIAMALACDPDILIADEPTTALDVTIQAQIIELMQEMQEKNGNAIIMITHDLGVVADMADKIMVMYAGRPVEFGTAEEIFYESRHPYTWGLIRSIPEQAIEEKKPLTPIHGNPPSLMNLPEGCVFSPRCPYATDKCRKQRPERVVTESGHYSACHYSSDPEFLKNAPETSRTRKDSKKGGEA; this comes from the coding sequence ATGAAGAAGAACAAGAACTATGTGGACCTGAAGGACCAGCCGGTTCCTGAGGGCCAGCATCTGCTCGAGGTCGATGACCTTAAGATGTATTTCCACACCGAGGATGGCGTTGTTCGCGCTGTCGACGGTGTCTCCTACACGCTCGATCGCGGCGAGACCCTGGGCGTCGTCGGTGAGTCCGGCTCCGGTAAGTCCGTGACCGCCATGACCATCATGGGCCTCATCTCGATGCCTCCGGGAAAGATCGAGGGCGGTGACGTTCGCTATCGCGGCCGCTCCATCCTCGAAATGACCGAGGAAGAGATGCAGCACATTCGCGGCAACGATATCGCGATGATCTTCCAGGATCCTATGACCTCCTTGAACCCGGTCTATAAGATCGGCAGGCAGGTGGGCGAGGGTCTTCGTCTGCACCGTGGCTACTCCAAGCAGGAGGCGCTCAAGCGTGCCACCGAGCTTTTGGACCTCGTGGGTATCCCCGAGCCCGAGAAGCGCGTCAATGAGTATCCGCACCAGTTCTCTGGCGGTATGCGTCAGCGAGTCATGATTGCCATGGCCCTTGCCTGCGATCCCGATATTCTGATTGCCGACGAGCCCACGACTGCCCTGGACGTTACCATCCAGGCTCAGATTATCGAGCTCATGCAGGAGATGCAGGAGAAGAACGGCAACGCCATCATCATGATTACCCATGACCTGGGTGTTGTCGCCGATATGGCCGATAAGATCATGGTTATGTACGCCGGCCGCCCCGTTGAGTTCGGTACTGCTGAGGAAATCTTCTACGAGAGCCGCCACCCCTACACCTGGGGTCTTATCCGCTCCATCCCGGAGCAGGCAATCGAAGAGAAGAAGCCGCTGACGCCGATTCACGGCAACCCGCCTTCGCTCATGAACCTGCCTGAGGGCTGCGTCTTCTCTCCTCGTTGCCCCTACGCGACGGACAAGTGCCGCAAGCAGCGCCCTGAGCGCGTTGTCACCGAGTCCGGTCACTATTCTGCGTGCCACTATTCCAGTGACCCCGAGTTCCTCAAGAACGCTCCTGAGACGTCCCGTACGCGCAAGGATTCCAAGAAGGGAGGCGAGGCGTAA
- a CDS encoding ABC transporter permease has translation MGKYIVKRVLQFIPVFLGVTLILFALQNIVPGDPIKLIGGDKALSPEVELQLRVRYHLVQTDDDGNAILDENGDPVQTSLVDRYLYYMNGLLHGDLGNSYQRKLPVTEIFAQKYPYTVKLAACAIVLEAIMGIGAGIISAVKRYSFWDILVTLTTSILVAVPAFWLGMLLQLFFGVILKDATGGAISMPISGAGGSSSQYQDWMHYVLPTITLASVSTAYAARIMRSQLLDVMNQDYIRTAKAKGLSNRAIIVKHALKNALIPVVTYIGVDFGGMLSGAILTETVFNWPGIGYEVYRAISMRDWPIVMGGVTLIVVVVMVINLLVDISYAFLDPRIRLGGPSDKA, from the coding sequence ATGGGTAAGTACATCGTTAAACGTGTGCTTCAGTTCATCCCGGTGTTTTTGGGCGTTACGCTGATTCTGTTCGCCCTCCAGAATATCGTGCCGGGAGATCCGATCAAGCTGATCGGTGGAGACAAGGCTCTGTCCCCCGAGGTGGAGCTTCAGCTTCGCGTTCGCTATCACCTGGTCCAGACGGACGATGACGGCAACGCGATCCTTGACGAGAACGGCGACCCCGTTCAAACGTCGCTCGTGGACCGTTACTTGTATTACATGAACGGCCTGCTTCATGGCGATCTGGGCAATTCGTATCAGCGCAAGCTGCCGGTTACGGAAATCTTTGCCCAGAAGTATCCGTATACGGTCAAACTTGCCGCGTGCGCCATCGTGCTCGAGGCAATTATGGGTATCGGTGCGGGTATCATTTCGGCGGTAAAGCGTTATTCCTTCTGGGATATTTTGGTAACGCTCACCACGTCGATCCTCGTTGCGGTCCCGGCCTTCTGGCTCGGTATGTTGCTGCAGCTGTTCTTTGGCGTCATCCTCAAGGACGCCACGGGCGGTGCAATCTCCATGCCGATCTCGGGTGCCGGCGGTTCCAGCTCTCAGTATCAGGATTGGATGCACTATGTGCTTCCGACCATTACGCTGGCTTCGGTTTCGACCGCTTATGCTGCGCGCATTATGCGCTCGCAGCTGCTTGACGTCATGAACCAGGATTACATCCGTACGGCAAAGGCCAAGGGTCTCTCCAATCGTGCGATCATCGTCAAGCATGCGCTTAAGAATGCACTCATCCCCGTCGTTACCTATATTGGTGTCGACTTTGGCGGCATGCTTTCGGGCGCCATCCTGACCGAGACGGTCTTCAACTGGCCCGGTATCGGCTATGAGGTCTATCGCGCCATTAGCATGCGTGACTGGCCCATCGTTATGGGCGGCGTTACGCTCATCGTTGTCGTCGTCATGGTGATCAACCTGCTCGTCGACATTAGCTATGCATTCCTCGACCCGCGCATCCGCCTTGGCGGTCCGTCGGATAAGGCCTAA
- a CDS encoding ABC transporter ATP-binding protein, which produces MADNNERTPLLKVEHLSKEFPAESGMFAKRFSKRVVSAVNDISFEIYPGETFGLVGESGCGKSTTGRTIMRLTKPTAGKVFFQGKDVAEMSKHEIKDMRREMQFIFQDPYASLNPRMTIGEIVSEPMTIHGVGTKEERIERVRELLDVVGLNPEHINRYPHEFSGGQRQRVGIARAFALKPKLIICDEPVSALDVSIQAQVLNLLKELQDKFGTAYLFIAHDLSVVQHISDRVAVMYLGKMVEVSDWKTLYSEPHHPYTQSLLSAVPVPDPDIQKTRKRIILAGDPPSPLDPPTGCRFHTRCPIAQGICSEKLPEFKEVAPGHCCACHFAEPFPIKESHIDL; this is translated from the coding sequence ATGGCAGACAATAACGAGCGCACTCCACTGCTGAAGGTCGAGCACCTCTCCAAGGAGTTTCCCGCAGAGTCCGGCATGTTCGCCAAGCGTTTTTCCAAGCGCGTCGTCTCTGCTGTAAACGACATCTCTTTTGAGATTTATCCTGGCGAGACCTTTGGTCTGGTTGGCGAGTCTGGTTGCGGTAAATCCACCACGGGCCGCACTATCATGCGTCTGACCAAGCCGACCGCCGGCAAGGTGTTCTTCCAGGGCAAAGATGTTGCCGAGATGAGCAAGCATGAGATCAAGGACATGCGTCGTGAGATGCAGTTTATCTTCCAGGATCCTTATGCTTCGCTCAACCCTCGTATGACCATCGGTGAGATTGTCTCCGAGCCCATGACCATTCACGGCGTGGGCACCAAGGAGGAGCGCATTGAGCGCGTCCGTGAGCTTCTCGACGTCGTTGGACTGAACCCCGAGCACATCAACCGCTATCCGCATGAGTTCTCGGGCGGCCAGCGTCAGCGTGTCGGTATTGCCCGCGCTTTTGCGCTGAAGCCCAAGCTGATTATCTGTGACGAGCCGGTATCCGCTCTGGATGTGTCCATTCAGGCCCAGGTTCTGAACCTGCTCAAGGAACTGCAGGACAAGTTCGGTACCGCGTATCTGTTTATCGCACACGACCTGTCCGTCGTACAGCACATCTCCGATCGCGTTGCCGTTATGTATCTGGGTAAGATGGTCGAGGTTTCGGACTGGAAGACGCTCTATAGCGAGCCTCACCATCCGTACACGCAGTCGCTGCTGTCTGCCGTGCCGGTTCCCGATCCGGATATCCAGAAGACCCGTAAGCGCATCATCCTTGCCGGTGATCCGCCGTCACCGCTGGATCCGCCGACCGGTTGCCGTTTCCACACGCGCTGCCCGATCGCGCAGGGCATCTGTTCCGAGAAGCTTCCTGAGTTTAAGGAAGTTGCCCCGGGCCACTGCTGCGCCTGCCACTTCGCCGAGCCGTTCCCGATCAAGGAATCGCACATCGACCTTTAG